Proteins found in one Megalobrama amblycephala isolate DHTTF-2021 linkage group LG5, ASM1881202v1, whole genome shotgun sequence genomic segment:
- the LOC125268395 gene encoding uncharacterized protein LOC125268395: MPEEDSEEWETIPQPGVRSICKRICIPSLVGGPQRYIDQLGASPDCVPDIYAFPTHLELKSLGQMSKQELIAAQEDDAAIKSAIQAVKYGKWPEENGSCSEHSRLKKEIGKLMMKDGLLHRLSKRPSGEELTQLVLPSVFKEVVLKATHDELGHLGIERTTDLLRSRFFWPKLAGDVEQYVKNCGECVTRKTPCHRAAPLHHISSNGPMDLVCIDFLSMEPDSTGISNVLVVTDHFTRYAQAFPSRNQKAQTVAKILVDKYFLHYGLPARIHSDQGRDFESQLIKELLKMMGQVDLAKLKEDLQRAYKLASEAAYKTHQRNKRSYDKRVGFQTLDMGDRVLLRNLGLKGKHKLESRWSPIPYVVLGKMPNLPVYKVKPEDGRGGVKTLHRDHLLPIGQLVRMPTVETEDNSRVKTRPKTKAETQKRSKEVLPEVLTDSSSDVEWSYGHGKPYSTYLEEILTKEQTKERVTNGQSDLIQDDSDSSQQSDGNHAEDSLSEGNSLEEERHSMREEDGAQDSVPEEESDPESDNPCHDEHPEIITKTDVISKSENRPKRVVKPVIRLTYDEPGKAKDQPLTIVHRGVIIKIGKS, encoded by the coding sequence ATGCCTGAAGAGGATTCGGAGGAATGGGAGACCATACCACAGCCTGGTGTGAGATCCATCTGCAAACGAATCTGCATTCCGAGTTTAGTGGGGGGTCCACAGAGGTATATAGATCAGTTGGGAGCTTCGCCTGATTGTGTGCCTGATATTTATGCTTTCCCAACTCACCTGGAGTTGAAATCATTGGGGCAGATGTCAAAACAGGAACTGATTGCAGCTCAGGAGGATGATGCCGCCATCAAATCTGCCATACAAGCTGTTAAATATGGCAAATGGCCAGAAGAGAATGGATCTTGTTCAGAGCACTCTCGTCTAAAAAAAGAGATAGGGAAACTGATGATGAAAGATGGGCTACTCCATCGCTTAAGCAAGCGGCCCTCCGGTGAAGAACTCACTCAACTTGTCTTGCCCAGCGTGTTCAAAGAAGTGGTGTTGAAGGCCACCCATGATGAGCTCGGACACCTTGGTATTGAAAGAACTACAGACTTGTTGAGGAGTAGGTTCTTTTGGCCGAAACTGGCAGGTGATGTTGAGCAGTATGTAAAGAACTGTGGAGAATGCGTCACTCGGAAAACCCCCTGTCATAGGGCAGCGCCTTTACATCACATTTCAAGCAATGGACCGATGGATCTGGTATGCATCGATTTTCTGTCCATGGAGCCAGATTCCACAGGTATCAGCAATGTGTTAGTGGTCACGGATCATTTTACCCGTTATGCGCAGGCTTTCCCATCCCGAAATCAGAAAGCGCAGACGGTGGCAAAGATCCTGGTGGACAAGTATTTCCTGCATTATGGTTTGCCAGCCAGAATCCACTCAGATCAGGGGAGAGACTTTGAGAGTCAGCTAATAAAAGAGCTCTTGAAGATGATGGGCCAAGTTGATTTAGCCAAGCTAAAAGAAGACTTGCAAAGAGCTTACAAGCTTGCCTCTGAAGCAGCCTATAAGACACATCAGAGGAACAAGAGGTCATATGATAAAAGAGTGGGATTCCAGACGTTGGATATGGGCGACAGAGTGTTGCTTAGGAACTTAGGATTGAAAGGGAAGCATAAGTTGGAGAGTCGTTGGAGTCCTATACCTTACGTGGTCCTGGGAAAGATGCCCAACCTTCCAGTGTACAAAGTGAAACCAGAGGATGGAAGAGGAGGAGTTAAAACTCTCCATCGTGATCATCTTCTGCCGATTGGTCAGTTAGTGAGAATGCCAACAGTGGAAACTGAGGACAACTCACGTGTCAAGACAAGACCAAAAACAAAAGCTGAGACGCAAAAGAGATCAAAGGAAGTCTTACCTGAAGTACTTACAGATTCCTCTTCAGATGTGGAGTGGAGTTATGGACATGGAAAACCCTACAGTACTTACCTGGAGGAGATCCTGACAAAGGAACAGACAAAAGAAAGAGTTACTAATGGACAGTCAGATCTCATCCAAGATGATAGTGATTCTTCCCAACAGTCAGATGGAAATCATGCTGAGGATAGTTTGTCAGAGGGAAACAGTTTGGAGGAGGAACGCCACAGTATGAGAGAAGAGGATGGAGCTCAAGATTCTGTTCCTGAAGAAGAAAGTGATCCAGAGTCTGATAACCCTTGCCATGATGAGCATCCAGAGATAATCACTAAGACAGATGTGATTAGCAAATCTGAAAATCGTCCAAAAAGGGTAGTGAAACCAGTTATCAGGTTAACTTATGATGAGCCTGGTAAGGCAAAAGATCAGCCTCTCACTATTGTGCATAGAGGTGTTATCATTAAGATTGGCAAGAGTTAA